One Chelonoidis abingdonii isolate Lonesome George chromosome 17, CheloAbing_2.0, whole genome shotgun sequence DNA segment encodes these proteins:
- the STX5 gene encoding syntaxin-5, translated as MNTRKRHGSKNTDQGVYLGPSQIQELPPPAATTVASSLSFPDTMSCRDRTQEFLSACKSLQSRKNGLQLNKPALNAMRQRSEFTVIAKRIGKDLSNTFAKLEKLTILAKRKSLFDDKAVEIEELTYIIKRDINNLNKQIAELQDFVRAKGSQSGRHVQTHSNTIVVSLQSKLASMSNDFKSVLEVRTENLKQQRTRREHFSRTPIPLTASNLGGSAMLQDEPRRAGDVAIDMDNRTSQQLQLIDEQDSYIQSRADTMQNIESTIVELGSIFQQLAHMVKEQEETIQRIDANVEDAQLNVEAAHSEILKYFQSVTSNRWLMVKIFLILIVFFIIFVVFLA; from the exons ATGAATACGAGAAAACGCCACGGCTCTAAGAACACGGATCAGGGCGTTTATCTGGGACCTTCGCAGATACAGGAGCTGCCCCCACCTGCTGCCACCACCGTCGCCTCCTCCCTGTCATTCCCGGACACCATGTCATGTCGCGATCGCACCCAGGAGTTTCTCTCTGCCTGCAAGTCCTTGCAGAGCAGAAAG AATGGGCTCCAGCTGAATAAACCCGCTTTGAACGCCATGCGCCAGAGGAGCGAATTCACCGTCATAGCCAA GCGCATCGGGAAAGATCTCAGCAACACCTTTGCCAAGCTGGAGAAGCTGACCATCt TGGCCAAGCGGAAGTCCCTGTTTGACGACAAGGCGGTGGAGATAGAGGAGCTGACATACATCATCAAACGG GACATCAACAACCTGAACAAGCAGATTGCTGAGCTGCAGGACTTTGTGCGGGCCAAGGGCAGCCAGAGCGGGCGGCATGTGCAGACCCACTCCAACACCATTGTGGTGTCGCTGCAG TCCAAACTGGCCTCAATGTCCAATGACTTCAAGTCAGTGCTGGAGGTGAGAACAGAG AACCTGAAGCAACAGCGGACCCGGCGTGAGCACTTCTCCCGCACCCCAATTCCCCTTACTGCCAGCAACCTGG GTGGCTCTGCGATGCTGCAGGATGAACCCCGGCGGGCGGGGGATGTGGCCATTGACATGGACAACCGGACGAGCCAGCAACTGCAGCTGATTGATGAACAG GATTCGTATATCCAGAGCCGGGCAGACACCATGCAGAACATTGAATCCACCATCGTGGAGCTGGGCTCCATCTTCCAGCAGCTGGCGCACATGGTGAAGGAGCAAGAGGAGACCATCCAGAG gatTGATGCTAACGTGGAGGACGCCCAGCTGAATGTGGAAGCTGCGCATTCTGAGATCCTCAAATACTTCCAGTCAGTTACTTCCAACCGCTGGCTCATGGTCAAGATCTTCCTCATCCTCATCGTCTTTTTCATCATCTTTGTGGTGTTCCTGGCCTGA